One region of Sphingomonas abietis genomic DNA includes:
- a CDS encoding AAA family ATPase, translating to MRFTGTDSYVATDDLKVAVNAAVALRRPLLVKGEPGTGKTVLAHEIAAAANAPLIEWHVKSTTKAHQGLYEYDAVARLRDGQLGDPRVHDIAHYIRKGKLWEAFTAPTLPVLLIDEIDKADIEFPNDLLQELDRMSFDVYETGETVAARERPIVVITSNNEKELPDAFLRRCFFHYIRFPDRATMQAIVDVHFPAIEKRLVARALDIFYEVREVPGLKKKPSTSELIDWLKLLLHEDMPLEVLAGKDVRQAIPPLHGALLKNEADVMLFERLAFLSRRPGG from the coding sequence ATGCGCTTCACCGGCACCGACAGCTATGTCGCGACCGACGACCTCAAGGTGGCGGTCAACGCCGCCGTCGCGCTCCGCCGGCCGTTGCTGGTCAAGGGCGAACCGGGGACCGGCAAGACCGTGCTCGCCCACGAGATCGCCGCCGCCGCCAACGCCCCGCTGATCGAATGGCACGTCAAATCCACCACCAAGGCCCATCAGGGGCTCTATGAATATGATGCGGTGGCGCGGCTGCGCGACGGCCAGCTTGGCGATCCGCGCGTCCACGACATCGCCCATTATATCCGCAAGGGAAAGCTGTGGGAGGCGTTCACCGCCCCCACCCTGCCGGTGCTGCTGATCGACGAGATCGACAAGGCCGACATCGAATTCCCCAACGATCTCCTCCAGGAGCTCGATCGGATGAGTTTCGACGTCTACGAGACCGGCGAGACGGTGGCCGCCAGGGAGCGGCCGATCGTCGTCATCACCTCCAACAACGAGAAGGAGCTGCCCGACGCCTTCCTGCGCCGCTGCTTCTTCCACTATATCCGCTTCCCCGATCGCGCGACGATGCAGGCGATCGTCGACGTCCACTTCCCCGCGATCGAGAAGCGCCTGGTCGCCCGCGCGCTCGACATCTTCTACGAGGTGCGCGAGGTGCCGGGGCTCAAGAAGAAGCCCTCGACCAGCGAGCTGATCGACTGGCTGAAGCTGCTGCTCCACGAGGACATGCCGCTGGAGGTGCTCGCCGGCAAGGATGTCCGCCAGGCGATCCCGCCGCTCCACGGCGCGCTGCTCAAGAACGAAGCCGACGTGATGCTGTTCGAGCGGCTGGCCTTCCTGTCGCGGCGGCCGGGCGGATGA
- a CDS encoding energy transducer TonB, with amino-acid sequence MQPVGTRGHGAWFTSDDYPPSALQKNEFGYVGFSILIDPDGKSEKCDVIAPSAFRDLNDLSCSLAMRRVRFTPAIGSNGQPAYGLFRSWASWMVAADSVAMDRLMKLYPPPSNVDLTLFVRAAKLPDPIDLIITVDASGVIGECQAKNSSAPADITQLACEQLKSQWKPTTAATVAGEAVQTVQTARVDFRLDGAATKQP; translated from the coding sequence ATGCAGCCAGTGGGAACAAGGGGGCATGGCGCTTGGTTTACGTCGGATGACTATCCACCGTCAGCGCTTCAGAAAAATGAATTCGGTTATGTCGGTTTTTCGATTCTGATCGATCCAGATGGCAAATCTGAGAAATGCGACGTTATTGCGCCATCGGCCTTCCGTGACCTGAACGATCTCTCCTGCTCGCTTGCAATGCGTCGTGTTCGCTTTACGCCTGCGATTGGGAGCAATGGGCAGCCCGCATATGGGCTTTTTCGTAGTTGGGCATCTTGGATGGTGGCGGCGGACAGTGTCGCAATGGATCGATTGATGAAATTGTATCCACCGCCTTCGAACGTTGATCTCACGCTTTTTGTACGAGCGGCAAAGCTGCCTGATCCAATTGACCTGATTATCACCGTAGATGCATCAGGCGTGATTGGCGAGTGCCAAGCCAAAAACTCTTCAGCTCCAGCCGATATTACTCAACTTGCGTGTGAACAGCTAAAATCTCAATGGAAACCGACAACAGCTGCAACCGTTGCAGGTGAGGCGGTTCAAACGGTACAGACCGCAAGGGTCGATTTTAGACTTGACGGCGCCGCTACTAAACAACCTTGA